The Verrucomicrobium spinosum DSM 4136 = JCM 18804 genome includes a region encoding these proteins:
- a CDS encoding adenylate/guanylate cyclase domain-containing protein produces the protein MPEERPQSSHTFTSVTSSQWLVLSLMLGVAGVLAAAYSISWSRVALDARDRFVLDHYQIKGRKTLVREDIVILGIDDASIKLDSLWPEDLEVSQTLQHMKQRYPYPRRVWANLADRLFGAGAKMVFLDLAFIGKDSNPEDDQLLREAVEKYSGRLVLGAKYDLIKGLTTQLRLSAPVDEVIGPDGMAKHQVGCLNFFTFGDDVVRTLYPTITSDVAERLLLGEAGLPDPTERPLPHVTRVLAEGVRPGSTDGVPNPVAFRFTGEDAYQAMSLHEVFVDSFWKDNFSGGAVFNNKVVMVGGVASQLQDFQRTPFGDMPGVNLHAHVLTALLAGEFLRPGPWWWVLASLGAGVVGAWGLIVGVRQPFIILTGLIAATVGMYYGGAWAFDHLSTEVSPIPFGLALNLCGLTGLATDYYLKMRETRKLSRFLARYTSPELVQEMMRDRDGIYTTLKGQKKVVAVLFSDVRGFTSMSESMEAADMVRQLNEYLNQMVAAVMQNRGIVDKFIGDAVMALWGTVRSDGDEANAVNAVRAALTMRASLAKLNNEWKERGIASFQIGIGIHQAEVVAGNIGCDSPHEKMDLTVIGDGVNLASRLEGVTKEYGVDLVVSEAVRSKLGDAFLLRSADLVQVKGKKVPTAVFAVLGENGTQRPPGLETFEDGVKAYRDGRFTEALGRFNQAADEGLGDTLTHVYQERCEHLIKNPPENWTGVYEMTKK, from the coding sequence GTGCCTGAAGAACGTCCCCAGAGCAGTCATACTTTCACCTCGGTAACCTCGAGCCAGTGGTTGGTCTTGTCGCTCATGCTCGGTGTGGCGGGAGTTCTGGCGGCGGCCTACAGTATTTCCTGGAGTCGAGTTGCGTTGGATGCACGCGACCGGTTCGTTCTGGATCACTATCAGATCAAGGGGCGAAAAACTCTCGTTCGTGAGGACATTGTCATACTGGGGATCGATGACGCCAGCATCAAGCTGGACTCTTTATGGCCAGAAGACCTCGAAGTGTCGCAAACTTTGCAACACATGAAACAGCGGTACCCCTATCCGAGGCGGGTTTGGGCAAACCTGGCAGATCGTCTTTTTGGGGCGGGCGCGAAGATGGTATTCCTGGACCTCGCCTTCATCGGAAAGGACTCCAATCCGGAGGATGATCAACTTTTGCGTGAGGCCGTGGAGAAATACTCCGGCAGGCTCGTCTTGGGGGCCAAATATGACTTGATCAAGGGCCTGACAACCCAGTTGCGGCTGAGTGCTCCGGTGGACGAGGTTATCGGTCCTGACGGGATGGCAAAGCATCAGGTCGGTTGCTTGAACTTCTTCACCTTCGGCGATGACGTCGTGCGCACGCTCTATCCCACCATCACGTCAGATGTGGCCGAGCGTCTCCTCTTGGGGGAAGCGGGCTTGCCGGATCCGACGGAGCGGCCACTTCCGCACGTCACAAGGGTATTGGCAGAAGGCGTGCGGCCGGGCAGTACTGACGGGGTTCCCAATCCGGTGGCCTTCCGGTTCACCGGCGAAGATGCCTACCAGGCGATGTCCCTGCATGAAGTGTTCGTTGATTCATTCTGGAAGGACAATTTCTCAGGGGGGGCGGTCTTCAACAACAAGGTGGTGATGGTGGGGGGGGTCGCGTCCCAGTTGCAGGACTTCCAGCGTACGCCCTTCGGGGACATGCCTGGGGTGAATTTGCATGCGCACGTCCTGACGGCGCTGCTCGCTGGAGAGTTTCTCAGACCTGGCCCCTGGTGGTGGGTGTTGGCATCCTTGGGCGCAGGCGTCGTGGGGGCTTGGGGGCTGATCGTGGGGGTCCGGCAGCCTTTTATCATCCTGACGGGGCTGATCGCAGCCACCGTGGGTATGTATTACGGAGGTGCGTGGGCATTCGACCACCTGAGTACAGAAGTCTCGCCGATACCGTTTGGCCTGGCGCTCAATCTCTGTGGCCTTACCGGGTTAGCCACCGACTATTACCTGAAGATGCGTGAGACTCGTAAACTATCGCGCTTCCTTGCCAGGTACACTTCGCCCGAACTTGTACAGGAGATGATGAGAGACCGGGACGGCATTTACACCACCCTCAAAGGGCAAAAGAAGGTGGTGGCAGTGTTGTTTTCAGATGTGCGCGGGTTTACTTCGATGTCTGAGTCGATGGAAGCTGCAGACATGGTCAGGCAGCTCAACGAGTACCTGAATCAAATGGTGGCGGCGGTGATGCAGAATCGCGGGATCGTGGACAAATTCATCGGTGATGCCGTGATGGCGCTCTGGGGCACGGTCCGCTCGGACGGGGACGAAGCCAATGCGGTGAATGCAGTGCGTGCCGCGCTGACGATGCGGGCGTCTCTTGCAAAGCTGAACAACGAATGGAAGGAACGCGGGATTGCGTCCTTCCAGATCGGAATTGGGATTCACCAGGCTGAAGTCGTGGCGGGCAACATCGGATGTGACTCCCCGCATGAAAAAATGGACCTTACCGTCATTGGTGACGGGGTCAATCTGGCCTCACGTCTGGAGGGGGTGACCAAGGAGTACGGAGTGGATCTGGTGGTCAGCGAGGCGGTGCGCTCGAAGCTGGGAGACGCATTTCTGCTCCGGTCTGCCGATCTCGTGCAGGTTAAAGGGAAAAAGGTTCCGACAGCGGTTTTCGCCGTGCTGGGTGAGAATGGAACGCAACGTCCGCCGGGGCTGGAGACGTTTGAGGACGGTGTCAAAGCGTACCGTGACGGCCGCTTCACCGAGGCATTGGGGCGCTTCAACCAGGCTGCAGACGAGGGGTTGGGGGACACCCTCACTCATGTGTATCAAGAACGCTGCGAACACCTGATCAAGAACCCGCCGGAGAACTGGACCGGCGTGTACGAGATGACTAAGAAATAG
- a CDS encoding FecR family protein, translating into MNTITRTLPLALLGSALLFPAGLSAASYTKAEVTRLHNEVKVLKENAAPREAVVGDEISSVTSVATGAASRAELKFPDNSLTRLGANSRFTIRGDKRTLDLDQGVMLLQVPKQMGGAKVRTAAVTAAVTGTTVLFEYLPGGFVKLIVIEGVVDLYFNKEPGKFTHITAGQMIIMKTDSNQLPTPVDVDLSLLLKTSKLINGDDESMPNFMEVVKALEFQQKELKKGDLVATNFVLPGRGTLVELSNNTALNVINTIAIKDAAPGGNSPQGNGGPTGNNGNNGGIIPPDYTGEVPLIVGASYLGDNSLVETNPHVTVHNSQGEEIRFAGQVYNAKSDRTSNRDFTLFPLFTFGKLEPVENLNFKKFLTNTTDEAPTKESELWAVFKFENLVVNGTPEFDFPIYTFVDGPALEDPIRNVIFSAQKDILFAAQYAPGTEPPYWSEDDNAFDLSYNYDVEKVGFYSQDGSITVNEGFDVKGGNQDMAFVARGLASDVNLYGRVSTEGDVLVSAGQDINITYRLSGNFIDAAAGRDINISNGARVKATQGIDLRAKGSINVADTSTLKLICANEDAVVKLLSQGGNINIGDENEGLPASCRAEIKGPIIDIEALAADEVNGQIRIFNSNVTASNILRARTMSPNGWITIGNSSLSGTNALKLYAEGANGGIDFVSNTTLNGNEVHIAGRTVRVSEGVNVDITSGNANVYADEAKRLFRVNGVGASHGSINVNGGSGTLNVSSFESKPAYKSGP; encoded by the coding sequence ATGAATACCATCACCCGCACCCTGCCCCTGGCACTACTGGGCAGCGCACTCCTGTTTCCCGCAGGTCTATCCGCCGCCAGCTACACCAAGGCGGAAGTCACCCGGCTGCACAATGAGGTCAAGGTACTCAAGGAGAACGCGGCCCCGCGTGAAGCTGTTGTCGGAGATGAAATCTCCTCCGTCACCTCCGTAGCCACAGGTGCAGCCTCCCGTGCGGAACTCAAATTTCCAGACAACTCCCTAACCCGTCTGGGTGCCAATTCCCGGTTCACCATCCGCGGGGACAAGCGGACGCTGGATCTCGACCAAGGGGTCATGCTGCTCCAGGTGCCGAAGCAGATGGGTGGTGCCAAAGTCCGCACTGCTGCCGTGACCGCTGCCGTCACCGGCACTACCGTATTGTTCGAATACCTCCCCGGGGGCTTCGTAAAGCTTATCGTCATCGAAGGGGTGGTGGATCTGTACTTCAACAAGGAGCCCGGCAAATTCACCCACATCACTGCTGGTCAGATGATCATCATGAAAACCGACAGCAATCAGCTGCCGACCCCAGTGGATGTGGATCTCTCCCTCCTGCTCAAGACCTCGAAGCTCATCAATGGCGATGATGAGTCGATGCCGAACTTCATGGAGGTGGTGAAAGCCCTCGAGTTCCAGCAAAAGGAGCTCAAGAAGGGGGACCTCGTCGCCACTAACTTCGTGCTGCCTGGCCGGGGCACCTTGGTGGAGTTGTCCAACAACACGGCGTTGAATGTCATCAATACCATTGCAATCAAGGACGCCGCCCCCGGCGGAAACTCACCTCAGGGCAATGGTGGCCCCACAGGCAACAATGGGAACAACGGCGGCATCATTCCTCCTGATTACACGGGTGAGGTGCCCCTCATCGTCGGAGCCAGCTACCTGGGGGACAACTCCTTGGTGGAGACCAATCCCCACGTGACAGTGCATAACAGCCAAGGCGAGGAAATCCGCTTTGCCGGGCAGGTTTACAATGCCAAGTCGGACCGCACCTCCAACCGGGACTTCACCCTGTTCCCGCTCTTCACCTTCGGCAAACTAGAACCGGTGGAGAACCTCAACTTCAAAAAGTTCCTCACCAACACAACTGACGAAGCGCCCACCAAGGAAAGCGAACTCTGGGCGGTGTTCAAGTTCGAGAACTTGGTGGTAAACGGCACGCCGGAGTTTGACTTCCCCATCTACACCTTTGTCGATGGCCCCGCGTTGGAGGATCCCATCCGCAATGTCATCTTTTCCGCCCAGAAGGATATCCTCTTTGCTGCCCAGTACGCACCAGGAACGGAGCCCCCTTACTGGTCCGAAGACGACAACGCCTTTGACCTGAGCTACAACTATGACGTCGAGAAAGTGGGCTTTTACTCCCAAGATGGCAGCATCACAGTCAATGAAGGTTTCGACGTCAAAGGGGGGAATCAGGACATGGCCTTCGTCGCCAGGGGCCTCGCTTCCGACGTCAACCTCTACGGGCGCGTGAGTACCGAGGGAGACGTGCTGGTGAGCGCTGGCCAGGACATCAACATCACCTATCGGCTCAGCGGAAACTTCATCGACGCTGCGGCCGGACGTGACATCAACATTTCCAACGGCGCACGAGTCAAGGCCACCCAAGGCATCGATTTGCGGGCCAAGGGGTCGATCAATGTGGCCGACACCAGCACCCTCAAGCTCATCTGCGCCAATGAAGACGCTGTCGTCAAACTCCTTTCCCAAGGCGGGAACATTAACATCGGCGATGAAAACGAAGGACTGCCCGCATCATGCAGAGCCGAAATAAAAGGTCCCATCATTGACATTGAGGCACTTGCTGCTGACGAGGTGAATGGCCAGATCAGAATCTTCAATTCCAACGTCACCGCGTCCAATATCCTAAGAGCAAGGACCATGAGCCCCAATGGGTGGATCACCATCGGCAACAGCTCCCTCTCAGGAACCAATGCACTTAAGCTGTACGCAGAGGGCGCCAATGGGGGCATCGACTTCGTCAGCAATACAACCCTCAACGGCAATGAAGTTCACATCGCGGGCCGCACCGTCCGCGTGTCCGAAGGCGTGAATGTCGATATCACCTCCGGCAATGCCAACGTGTACGCAGATGAGGCCAAGCGTCTCTTCCGGGTTAACGGGGTAGGTGCCAGCCACGGCAGCATCAATGTCAATGGGGGCAGCGGCACCCTGAACGTGAGCTCCTTTGAGTCGAAGCCTGCCTACAAGTCGGGGCCCTAG
- the dnaE gene encoding DNA polymerase III subunit alpha: MSASFVHLHLHTEYSMLDGAVRIPDLMKKAKSLGMPAVAMTDHGNLFGAIEFYQEANKAGIKPIIGCEIYLAPGSMWEKKDVTGRKRSSHLTLLAANNEGYANLVKLVTLAHLDGMYHKPRVDKEALKKHSEGLICLSGCISGEINEFILTDREDEARKTVQEFIDIFGKDNFYLELHNHGMAQQQRCMLKLREFSREFGLKMVAANDVHFLNKEDHEAHDVMICIGTAANVHDEKRLHYSPEVYFKTAEQMRELFEDFEEACDTTLEIAEKCNIKLKLDASSIEKYPQFPPPEGQTREGYFRQLCEDGMIFRYGKERAMNDAMLRERLDYELGIINKMNFTSYFLIVWDFIKWARDHGIPVGPGRGSAAGSLVAYSLGITDLCPIRFGLIFERFLNPERVSPPDVDIDFCQTRRPEVIEYVRQHYGERSVSHIITFGTMGAKSVVRDVGRVLGWSYGDADRLSKMIPTELNIDLESAVEKNPELKAALENESSTQQLWQYATFLEGMTRNAGIHAAGIVIGDQPLDNFIPLTRGSEGEVVAQFAMGPLTDVGMLKMDFLGLKTLTVIKDAVDFVRLRFPDFNLDAVPLDDKTTYEMLRKGETIAVFQMESGGMALTCRQLEPDKIEEIIALLALYRPGPMDLIPDFIKRKKGEQRVEYLHPLLEDVSKETYGILIYQEQVQKAANLLAGYSLGAADLLRRAMGKKKPEEMEKQRTIFVKGCGETNQIPAKKANDIFDLLEKFAGYGFNKSHSAAYGIVTYRTAYLKANYPVEFMAAVLSYEVNSTDKLAGFVSECQRMGITILPPDVNKSSLKFAPECIEGSDVPNAIRYGLAAVKNVGEAAMAAAIAERTKNGPFTSLEDFCARVDSRMINKRLMEPLIKVGGFDWTGQDRAGMCFVLDEVLSNASSRQKERKAGMVSLFDDDTMGATKNTLAKSAGPPPWKKEELMAFEKELLGFFVSGHPLDNYRHIYESKYITRIADVQEVKEERVSLRVAGLIQRLEVKYTKKDNRAFATFALEDFSGTVEVISWSEGYEKFKDLLVEGGVIGMKGRCEKDSRSETIRMTVQEVKPLKPVKPEKPNGKPKPLALYMDVLKHGPKDLDAIHKILTDHPGETPVQLRIMTASGEEAVLRVGRSLNVEVNAQLQQALQPWVR; this comes from the coding sequence ATGTCTGCTTCTTTCGTCCATCTACATCTGCACACGGAATACTCGATGCTCGATGGGGCGGTGAGGATTCCTGACCTGATGAAGAAGGCCAAATCGCTGGGGATGCCGGCGGTGGCCATGACGGATCACGGCAACCTCTTTGGAGCCATTGAGTTCTACCAGGAGGCCAATAAGGCGGGGATCAAGCCGATCATTGGGTGTGAGATCTACCTCGCTCCCGGATCGATGTGGGAGAAGAAGGATGTGACAGGGCGGAAGCGCAGTTCGCACCTCACCCTCCTGGCGGCCAACAATGAGGGCTATGCCAACCTCGTGAAGCTGGTGACGCTGGCCCACCTGGACGGCATGTACCACAAGCCGAGGGTGGACAAGGAGGCGCTGAAAAAGCACTCCGAGGGCCTGATCTGTCTGAGCGGCTGCATCAGCGGTGAGATCAACGAGTTCATCCTCACCGACCGCGAGGATGAGGCCCGCAAGACGGTGCAGGAATTCATCGACATCTTCGGGAAGGACAACTTTTACCTCGAACTACACAATCACGGCATGGCCCAGCAGCAGCGCTGCATGCTGAAGCTGCGGGAGTTTTCCAGAGAGTTCGGCTTGAAGATGGTCGCAGCCAACGACGTCCACTTCCTGAACAAGGAGGACCATGAGGCTCATGATGTCATGATCTGCATAGGAACCGCGGCCAACGTGCACGATGAAAAGCGGCTGCACTACTCCCCGGAGGTTTACTTCAAGACGGCCGAGCAGATGCGAGAGCTGTTTGAGGACTTTGAGGAGGCCTGCGATACCACGCTGGAGATTGCGGAGAAGTGCAACATCAAGCTGAAGCTGGATGCCTCCAGCATTGAGAAGTATCCCCAATTCCCGCCGCCGGAGGGGCAGACCCGGGAAGGTTACTTCCGGCAGTTGTGCGAGGATGGCATGATCTTCCGCTATGGGAAGGAGCGTGCCATGAATGATGCCATGCTGAGGGAGCGTCTGGACTACGAGCTGGGCATCATCAACAAGATGAACTTCACGTCCTACTTCCTGATCGTGTGGGACTTCATCAAGTGGGCGCGTGACCACGGCATCCCTGTGGGGCCAGGCCGTGGATCGGCGGCCGGTTCTCTGGTGGCCTACTCGCTCGGGATCACCGACCTGTGCCCCATCCGCTTCGGGTTGATCTTTGAGCGTTTCCTGAACCCGGAACGTGTGTCGCCTCCTGACGTTGACATCGACTTTTGCCAGACCCGGCGCCCGGAGGTGATCGAGTATGTGCGGCAGCACTACGGCGAGCGTTCTGTGAGTCACATCATCACCTTCGGCACCATGGGTGCTAAGAGCGTGGTGCGTGACGTGGGGCGTGTGCTGGGCTGGAGCTATGGGGATGCCGACCGGCTCTCCAAGATGATCCCAACGGAGTTGAACATCGATCTGGAGTCTGCCGTTGAGAAAAACCCCGAGCTCAAGGCGGCGCTGGAGAACGAGAGCAGCACCCAGCAGCTCTGGCAGTATGCCACCTTCCTGGAGGGCATGACCCGCAACGCCGGCATTCACGCGGCGGGCATCGTTATCGGTGACCAGCCTCTGGACAACTTCATTCCGCTGACGCGGGGCAGTGAAGGGGAAGTGGTGGCCCAGTTTGCCATGGGCCCGCTCACGGACGTCGGCATGTTGAAGATGGACTTCCTGGGGCTGAAGACGCTCACGGTCATCAAGGATGCCGTGGACTTTGTCCGGTTGAGATTTCCTGACTTCAACCTGGATGCGGTGCCGCTGGATGACAAGACGACCTATGAGATGCTGAGGAAGGGCGAGACGATCGCAGTGTTCCAGATGGAATCTGGTGGCATGGCTCTCACCTGCCGGCAGCTGGAGCCGGACAAGATCGAGGAAATCATCGCTCTGCTGGCCCTCTATCGTCCAGGCCCGATGGACCTTATCCCGGACTTCATCAAGCGTAAAAAGGGCGAGCAGCGCGTGGAGTATCTCCACCCGCTGCTGGAGGACGTTTCCAAGGAAACCTACGGCATTCTGATCTACCAGGAACAGGTGCAGAAGGCGGCCAACCTGCTGGCGGGCTACTCACTCGGGGCGGCTGACTTGCTCCGCCGAGCCATGGGGAAGAAGAAGCCGGAAGAAATGGAGAAGCAGCGCACGATCTTCGTGAAGGGCTGCGGTGAGACCAACCAGATCCCCGCGAAGAAGGCGAACGATATCTTCGACTTGCTGGAGAAGTTCGCCGGCTACGGCTTCAACAAGTCGCACTCGGCCGCCTACGGCATTGTGACGTACCGGACGGCCTACCTGAAGGCGAACTATCCGGTAGAGTTCATGGCGGCTGTGCTCTCCTATGAAGTCAACAGCACTGACAAGCTGGCGGGCTTCGTCTCCGAGTGTCAGCGCATGGGCATCACCATCCTGCCACCAGATGTGAACAAGAGCTCGCTCAAGTTTGCGCCGGAGTGCATCGAGGGCAGTGACGTGCCCAATGCCATCCGCTACGGCCTTGCTGCAGTGAAGAACGTGGGGGAGGCCGCCATGGCCGCCGCCATTGCCGAGCGCACGAAGAACGGACCCTTCACCAGCCTGGAGGACTTTTGTGCGCGGGTGGACTCGCGGATGATCAACAAGCGCCTCATGGAGCCGCTCATCAAGGTGGGCGGGTTCGACTGGACCGGGCAGGATCGTGCTGGCATGTGCTTCGTGCTGGATGAAGTGCTCTCTAATGCCTCAAGCCGGCAGAAGGAGAGGAAGGCGGGCATGGTCAGCCTGTTTGACGATGACACGATGGGGGCGACGAAGAACACTCTTGCCAAGTCTGCTGGCCCGCCGCCATGGAAGAAGGAGGAGCTGATGGCCTTCGAGAAGGAGTTGCTTGGCTTCTTCGTCTCCGGTCATCCGCTGGACAACTACCGCCACATTTACGAGAGCAAGTACATCACCCGCATCGCGGATGTGCAGGAGGTGAAGGAGGAGCGGGTCAGTCTCCGCGTTGCCGGCCTGATCCAGCGTCTGGAGGTGAAGTACACCAAGAAGGACAACCGCGCCTTCGCCACCTTCGCCCTGGAAGATTTCTCGGGGACGGTTGAAGTTATTTCCTGGAGCGAAGGTTACGAGAAGTTCAAGGATCTGCTGGTGGAAGGCGGGGTCATCGGCATGAAGGGGCGCTGCGAGAAGGATTCCCGCTCGGAGACCATCCGCATGACGGTGCAGGAGGTAAAGCCGCTGAAGCCGGTCAAACCAGAGAAGCCCAATGGCAAACCCAAGCCCCTGGCCCTGTACATGGATGTGCTCAAGCACGGTCCCAAGGACCTCGATGCCATTCACAAGATCCTGACGGATCACCCTGGGGAAACCCCGGTCCAGCTTCGCATCATGACCGCCTCCGGTGAGGAGGCCGTGCTCCGCGTGGGCCGCTCCTTGAATGTGGAGGTGAATGCTCAGCTGCAGCAGGCGTTGCAGCCGTGGGTGAGGTAA
- a CDS encoding tyrosine-type recombinase/integrase, whose amino-acid sequence MEGLYQRGKVWWLRFTPAPGAAQHRQSLETQDEAVAIVKAREVQQRASTQMRAQMQECPAERDRYLAVMHRERELTESTLKFRKAAINHLVKFTQATTPRQITPRQVSAWVDALKKQNPETAINYLSVAQSWFSWLQQGFKINSNPASQVKPPKKPTKGRKQFLRPEEARKLITAATGDRDLTFALYCALHAGLRRKEVIEARPSWFDLDAGLLHVQATPTFVPKDKDNRTIPLTKEFREWLRKNYTMQEPFMLSPERTHGKSPYRYNFGRIYERLLERAGLSANFHDLRRTFASLHVSKGTSVYKVAQWLGDGVVVVQRTYGHLLPQDDQINDIWETTPQPAAPDTKPESTPSPQPS is encoded by the coding sequence ATGGAAGGCCTTTATCAGCGCGGCAAGGTCTGGTGGCTACGGTTCACCCCAGCCCCAGGCGCAGCCCAGCACCGACAGTCCTTGGAGACCCAAGACGAGGCCGTGGCCATCGTCAAGGCCCGCGAGGTCCAACAGCGCGCCAGCACCCAGATGCGCGCCCAGATGCAGGAGTGCCCCGCAGAGCGCGACCGATACCTGGCGGTCATGCACCGGGAACGGGAGCTGACAGAGAGCACCCTCAAATTCCGAAAAGCCGCCATCAACCACCTGGTGAAGTTCACCCAGGCCACCACACCCCGGCAGATCACCCCCCGGCAGGTCAGCGCATGGGTGGACGCCTTGAAGAAGCAGAACCCAGAGACGGCCATCAACTACCTCTCCGTGGCCCAGTCCTGGTTCAGCTGGCTCCAGCAGGGGTTTAAGATCAATTCCAATCCCGCCAGCCAGGTCAAGCCCCCGAAGAAGCCCACGAAAGGACGAAAGCAATTCCTGCGACCGGAGGAGGCCCGCAAGCTCATCACGGCCGCCACAGGGGATCGGGATCTGACCTTTGCCCTGTACTGCGCCCTTCACGCCGGACTCCGGAGGAAGGAGGTCATTGAGGCCCGCCCCTCCTGGTTTGACCTGGACGCCGGCCTGCTCCACGTCCAGGCCACCCCCACATTTGTCCCCAAGGACAAGGACAACCGCACAATCCCGCTCACCAAGGAGTTCCGGGAATGGCTCCGGAAGAACTACACCATGCAGGAGCCCTTCATGCTGTCCCCGGAGCGCACCCACGGGAAGAGCCCCTACCGCTACAACTTCGGCCGAATCTATGAGCGGCTGCTGGAGAGGGCGGGACTGTCCGCGAATTTCCACGATCTCCGGCGCACCTTCGCGTCCCTCCACGTCTCAAAGGGCACCAGCGTGTACAAGGTAGCCCAGTGGCTGGGGGACGGCGTGGTGGTCGTACAGCGCACCTATGGCCATCTCCTCCCCCAGGACGACCAGATTAACGACATCTGGGAGACTACCCCGCAGCCCGCCGCGCCCGATACGAAGCCCGAAAGTACTCCTTCGCCTCAGCCTTCGTAG
- a CDS encoding tyrosine-type recombinase/integrase, with protein MIDGAELRRLKTVGDLVPHFIESRVAKNLRPATMTNWHVWARWMQREWRDKLVRRVTDGQIVALAAKKSRNHALLTQAFFRWLREVKVLKLTFHVGKVPSAALTDERSISYWTPDEAVRFLAAVREEYRAGCVLGLYAGLRPYEMCRIEWRDVQVSERRIRISARVSKIRRARMIEGIPAIIWTLLKPLAKAEGRVMPGSDDVIAVYRYVHERARAGKAAGVQLHHDIFRHTFATYYAAWTGHAAMCSRILGHYKIRTLAAHYDGVATKAEAKEYFRASYRARRAAG; from the coding sequence GTGATTGACGGGGCTGAGTTGCGCCGGCTGAAGACGGTGGGGGACCTGGTGCCCCACTTCATCGAGTCGAGGGTGGCGAAGAATCTTCGGCCTGCCACCATGACGAATTGGCATGTGTGGGCCAGGTGGATGCAGCGGGAGTGGCGGGATAAGCTGGTGCGGCGGGTGACGGACGGGCAAATCGTGGCATTGGCCGCCAAGAAGAGCCGGAACCACGCGCTACTGACGCAAGCATTCTTCCGCTGGCTGAGGGAGGTGAAGGTGCTCAAGCTAACTTTCCACGTGGGCAAGGTGCCGTCGGCGGCTCTGACGGATGAGCGGTCCATCAGCTACTGGACTCCAGATGAGGCGGTGCGATTCCTCGCGGCCGTGCGGGAGGAATACCGCGCAGGATGCGTCCTTGGCCTGTATGCGGGACTGCGGCCGTATGAGATGTGTCGGATCGAGTGGAGGGATGTGCAGGTCTCAGAGAGGCGGATACGCATTTCTGCCAGGGTCTCCAAGATCCGCCGGGCGCGCATGATTGAGGGGATTCCCGCCATCATCTGGACGCTGCTCAAGCCTCTGGCTAAAGCGGAGGGGCGGGTGATGCCGGGATCTGACGACGTCATTGCCGTGTACCGCTACGTGCATGAGCGGGCGCGGGCGGGAAAGGCGGCGGGGGTGCAGCTGCATCACGACATCTTCCGGCATACGTTTGCCACCTACTACGCCGCCTGGACGGGGCATGCGGCCATGTGCAGCCGGATTCTAGGGCACTACAAAATCAGGACGCTGGCGGCACACTATGATGGCGTGGCTACGAAGGCTGAGGCGAAGGAGTACTTTCGGGCTTCGTATCGGGCGCGGCGGGCTGCGGGGTAG
- a CDS encoding TIGR02594 family protein: MSQQIYDLALRYLGVAETPGQQSNPLIAEMFKTAPSWLDQDDSKTAWCGIFRGYLGLWCGTGVPKEHYRARKWLEWGQEVKLKDAKRGDTVVTSRDGGHHVALFDRLEGGRVYLLGGNQGNRVSIAPFPPSVIQGVRREA; the protein is encoded by the coding sequence ATGAGTCAGCAAATCTACGACCTTGCCCTGCGCTACCTCGGTGTCGCGGAAACCCCCGGACAACAGTCCAACCCGCTGATTGCGGAGATGTTCAAGACAGCCCCTTCGTGGCTGGACCAGGATGATAGTAAGACGGCCTGGTGCGGGATCTTCCGTGGGTACCTGGGGCTCTGGTGTGGCACCGGGGTGCCGAAGGAGCACTATCGTGCGCGCAAGTGGCTGGAGTGGGGCCAGGAGGTAAAGCTCAAGGACGCCAAGCGCGGAGACACTGTCGTGACATCCCGGGACGGCGGCCACCATGTGGCCCTGTTTGACCGGCTCGAAGGCGGCCGGGTGTACCTGCTGGGCGGGAACCAGGGGAACCGGGTGAGCATTGCGCCATTCCCACCCTCCGTCATCCAAGGCGTCAGGCGGGAGGCGTGA
- a CDS encoding DUF1353 domain-containing protein, with the protein MSSPTQPILIPVRIPGEGSWYRLIRPWRYVWDLPDGTRQCLVVPRGFCLDGASVPRLLWTLTGITPDGLHRAAAVAHDYLYRHAGKLPAGVHRVLSPGVGWETAGWKDAAHVWTREEADRLFARLLRECGVGKRRRRIMYLGVRLGGWMSWKG; encoded by the coding sequence GTGAGCTCACCGACTCAGCCGATCTTGATTCCGGTACGGATACCTGGTGAGGGATCGTGGTACCGACTGATCCGCCCGTGGCGGTATGTCTGGGATCTCCCGGACGGTACCCGGCAGTGCCTGGTGGTGCCGCGTGGATTCTGCCTGGACGGTGCAAGCGTGCCGCGCCTGCTGTGGACGCTGACGGGGATCACCCCGGACGGCCTGCACCGTGCGGCGGCCGTGGCGCATGACTATCTATATAGGCATGCCGGGAAATTGCCGGCGGGCGTGCACCGGGTGCTGTCTCCAGGCGTTGGGTGGGAGACTGCTGGCTGGAAAGATGCCGCCCACGTGTGGACCCGGGAGGAAGCGGACCGGCTCTTTGCCCGGCTGCTGCGGGAGTGCGGGGTGGGGAAACGTCGCCGGCGAATCATGTACCTGGGGGTGAGGCTGGGCGGGTGGATGAGCTGGAAGGGTTGA